The following proteins are co-located in the Manihot esculenta cultivar AM560-2 chromosome 9, M.esculenta_v8, whole genome shotgun sequence genome:
- the LOC110622363 gene encoding ABC transporter G family member 39 has translation MAAAAITGDDLARSSPDVFNRSMRREEDENELQWAAIERLPTYDRMRKGVLRQVLDTGEVIQSEVDVRNLRMQDKKQLMERIFKYAEDDNEKFLERLRGRIDWVGIEIPTIEVRFEHLSVEGDVHVGSRALPTLLNATLNTIESILGLIRLAPSKKRKIQILQDISGIVKPSRMTLLLGPPGAGKTTLLLALAGKLDQDLRKTGKITYCGRELHEFVPQRTCAYISQYDLHNGEMTVRETFDFSGRCLGVGTRYEMLSEVSRREKGAGIKPDPEIDAFMKAISISGQKTSLVTDYILKMLGLDICADIMVGDEMRRGISGGQKKRVTTGEMLVGPAKVLLMDEISTGLDSSTTFQICRFMRQMVHIMDVTMIISLLQPAPETFELFDDIILLSEGQIVYQGPRENVLEFFEYMGFKCPERKGVADFLQEVTSMKDQEQYWYKDQPYRFISVHEFVEGFGSFHTGQQLETNLSVPYVKSRVHPAALVTDKYGISNWELFKACFSREWLLMKRNSFVYIFKTTQITIMSVFAFTVFLRTQMKVGTVADGQKFFGALFFSLVNVMFNGMAELAMTVFRLPVFFKQRDFLIYPAWAFALPIWVLKVPLSFLESAIWILLTYYTIGFAPSARRFFKQFLAFLGVHQMALSLFRFIAAVGRTQVVASTLGTFTLLMVFVLGGFVVAKNDIAPWMIWGYYASPMMYGQNAIVMNEFLDERWSAPNPDPRIDAPTVGKVLLKSRGFFTDEHWFWICIGALFGFSFLFNILFIAALSYLNPLGNSRTFKVAERTGKHQTEGIDKEVRNSSEGIDSVIISSRRGMVLPFQPLLLTFNHVNYYVDMPAEMKNEGVQEKRLQLLRDVSGYFRPGILTALVGVSGAGKTTLMDVLAGRKTSGYVEGSINIAGYPKNQATFARVSGYCEQNDIHSPNVTVYESLLYSAWLRLSKDVDTKTRKMFVEEVMELVELNPIRDALVGLPGVNGLSTEQRKRLTIAVELVANPSIIFMDEPTSGLDARAAAIVMRTVRNTVDTGRTVVCTIHQPSIDIFEAFDDLILMKRGGQIIYAGPLGHHSNKLIEYFEAVPGVPKIKDGYNPATWMLDISTSSMETQLNVDFAEIYINSALYQRNQDLIRELSTPAPGSKDLYFPTKYSKSFLVQCEACFWKQHWSYWRNPQYNAVRFLLTIIIGILFGLIFWNQGQKFTKQQDLYNLVGAMYSAIFFLGATNSNAVQPVVSIERTVFYRERAAGMYSALPYAFAQVAIEAIYVTIQSIIYILILYTMIGFEWKAGKFLWFLYFIITSFTYFTLYGMMAIALTPGHQISAIVMSFFMSLWNLFSGFLIPRIQIPIWWRWYYWASPVAWTVYGLVASQVGDNNALVEIPGAGNVPLKEFIKESLGFDYEFLPVVAVVHIGWVILFFFVFAYGIKFLNFQRR, from the exons ATGGCGGCGGCCGCTATAACTGGGGATGATTTGGCCAGGTCATCGCCGGACGTCTTCAATAGGAGTATGAGGCGGGAAGAGGACGAGAACGAGCTCCAATGGGCTGCCATTGAGAGGCTGCCGACGTATGACCGGATGAGGAAGGGAGTGCTGAGACAGGTACTTGATACTGGAGAAGTTATTCAAAGTGAGGTGGATGTAAGGAATCTTAGAATGCAGGATAAGAAACAGTTGATGGAGAGAATATTCAAATATGCTGAGGATGATAATGAGAAGTTTCTAGAGAGACTTAGGGGAAGGATTGATTG GGTAGGGATTGAGATCCCAACGATTGAAGTAAGGTTTGAGCATTTGTCAGTGGAAGGAGATGTGCATGTAGGGAGCAGAGCCCTTCCTACACTGCTTAATGCTACTCTAAATACAATAGAG AGCATTCTTGGGTTGATTCGGCTTGCTCCTTCAAAGAAGAGAAAAATCCAGATTCTTCAAGATATCAGTGGAATCGTCAAACCCTCGAG GATGACCCTGCTACTTGGTCCTCCAGGTGCAGGGAAGACTACACTGTTGTTGGCACTTGCTGGGAAACTAGATCAAGATCTAAGG AAAACTGGGAAAATCACCTATTGCGGTCGCGAATTGCATGAGTTTGTTCCTCAGAGAACTTGTGCTTATATTAGTCAATATGATCTTCACAATGGAGAGATGACAGTAAGAGAAACGTTTGATTTCTCTGGACGCTGCTTGGGTGTGGGCACAAGATACGAAATGTTGTCAGAAGTTTCGAGAAGAGAGAAGGGCGCAGGAATTAAGCCAGATCCTGAGATTGATGCATTCATGAAAGCCATATCAATATCAGGCCAAAAAACTAGTTTGGTTACGGATTATATTctcaag ATGCTTGGACTGGATATTTGTGCGGATATTATGGTTGGGGATGAGATGCGCAGAGGTATTTCTGGAGGACAAAAGAAGCGTGTGACCACTG GAGAAATGCTGGTTGGTCCAGCAAAAGTCCTTTTAATGGATGAAATATCAACAGGATTGGACAGTTCGACCACTTTTCAGATATGTAGGTTCATGAGGCAAATGGTTCATATTATGGATGTAACCATGATAATCTCTCTCCTGCAGCCTGCACCGGAGACCTTTGAACTTTTTGATGATATTATCCTACTTTCAGAAGGTCAGATTGTTTATCAAGGTCCACGTGAGAATGTACTTGAATTCTTTGAGTACATGGGTTTCAAATGCCCTGAAAGGAAAGGAGTTGCTGACTTTCTGCAAGAAGTAACTTCCATGAAGGACCAAGAACAATATTGGTACAAGGATCAGCCTTACAGATTTATCTCAGTTCACGAATTTGTGGAGGGCTTCGGCTCTTTCCACACTGGCCAACAACTTGAAACTAATCTTAGCGTTCCTTATGTTAAATCAAGAGTTCATCCTGCTGCACTGGTAACGGACAAGTATGGCATTTCAAATTGGGAACTGTTCAAAGCATGCTTCTCAAGAGAATGGTTGCTGATGAAGCGAAACTCCTTCGTGTATATATTCAAAACAACCCAGATAACAATTATGTCAGTATTTGCTTTCACTGTGTTTCTGAGGACACAAATGAAAGTGGGCACTGTTGCAGACGGACAGAAATTCTTTGGAGCACTATTTTTCAGCCTAGTCAATGTAATGTTTAATGGGATGGCAGAACTGGCAATGACAGTTTTCAGGCTTCCTGTCTTCTTTAAACAGAgggacttcttgatctatcctgcaTGGGCCTTTGCCTTGCCTATATGGGTCCTTAAAGTCCCATTATCATTCCTGGAATCAGCAATATGGATTTTACTAACATACTATACAATTGGTTTTGCTCCTAGTGCTAGAAG ATTCTTCAAACAGTTCCTGGCTTTTTTGGGCGTACATCAGATGGCTCTTTCCCTCTTTCGTTTCATTGCTGCGGTTGGCAGAACACAAGTTGTGGCAAGCACACTTGGCACCTTCACCTTGCTTATGGTTTTTGTGCTTGGAGGATTTGTTGTTGCCAAAA ATGACATTGCACCATGGATGATATGGGGCTACTATGCTTCTCCTATGATGTATGGACAGAATGCCATTGTCATGAATGAATTCCTAGATGAGAGATGGAGTGCA CCCAATCCAGATCCCAGGATTGATGCACCTACAGTTGGCAAAGTCCTTTTGAAGTCTAGAGGCTTTTTTACTGATGAGCATTGGTTTTGGATTTGTATTGGAGCTCTATTTGGCTTTTCTTTTCTATTCAACATTTTATTTATTGCTGCTTTGAGTTACTTAAATC CTTTAGGCAATTCAAGAACTTTCAAAGTTGCTGAACGAACTGGAAAACATCAAACAGAAG GTATTGATAAAGAAGTTAGAAATTCTTCAGAAGGCATTGATTCTGTGATTATTTCATCCAGAAGAGGAATGGTTTTGCCTTTCCAACCCCTTCTACTTACATTCAACCATGTGAACTACTATGTGGATATGCCTGCT GAAATGAAGAATGAAGGAGTTCAAGAGAAGCGACTTCAACTGCTACGAGATGTAAGTGGTTACTTCAGACCAGGGATACTAACAGCACTGGTGGGTGTGAGTGGTGCTGGAAAGACTACGTTGATGGATGTCTTAGCTGGAAGAAAGACAAGCGGATATGTTGAAGGAAGTATTAACATTGCTGGTTACCCAAAGAACCAAGCAACATTTGCTCGTGTCAGCGGTTACTGCGAACAAAATgacattcattcaccaaatgTTACTGTTTATGAATCTCTCTTATATTCTGCCTGGCTTCGCCTTTCTAAAGATGTAGATACAAAAACAAGAAAG ATGTTTGTTGAAGAAGTTATGGAGTTAGTTGAGCTAAATCCGATAAGAGATGCCCTTGTTGGACTTCCAGGAGTAAATGGTTTATCAACAGAACAAAGGAAGAGGTTAACAATTGCTGTGGAGTTGGTTGCCAATCCCTCCATCATCTTCATGGATGAGCCAACTTCTGGCCTTGATGCTAGAGCTGCTGCCATTGTTATGCGCACCGTGAGAAACACTGTGGATACAGGGAGAACTGTTGTGTGTACAATTCACCAGCCAAGCATAGACATTTTTGAGGCTTTTGATGAC CTAATTTTGATGAAAAGAGGTGGACAAATAATTTATGCTGGACCCCTTGGTCACCACTCTAACAAACTCATAGAATATTTTGAG GCTGTCCCTGGAGTTCCAAAGATCAAGGATGGATATAACCCAGCAACTTGGATGCTTGATATTAGTACTTCTTCAATGGAAACACAACTGAATGTAGATTTTGCAGAAATTTATATCAACTCCGCTCTCTATCA GAGGAATCAGGATCTTATCAGAGAACTTAGCACTCCAGCACCGGGTTCAAAGGATCTCTACTTCCCAACGAAATACTCAAAATCTTTCCTTGTTCAGTGCGAGGCATGTTTTTGGAAACAACATTGGTCTTACTGGAGAAACCCTCAATATAATGCAGTCCGTTTCTTGCTGACAATAATCATCGGGATTCTGTTTGGTCTCATCTTTTGGAACCAAGGACAAAAGTT TACTAAACAGCAGGATCTGTATAATCTTGTGGGAGCCATGTATAGTGCAATATTTTTCCTTGGTGCAACCAACAGTAATGCAGTGCAACCCGTTGTTtcaattgaaagaacagttttcTACCGTGAAAGGGCAGCCGGAATGTATTCTGCATTGCCTTATGCATTCGCTCAG GTGGCAATAGAGGCAATATATgttacaatccaatcaattatcTACATTCTTATCCTTTATACTATGATTGGCTTCGAGTGGAAGGCTGGAAAGTTCTTGTGGTTCCTCTACTTCATAATAACAAGCTTCACATACTTTACTTTGTATGGGATGATGGCTATTGCATTGACTCCAGGCCATCAAATATCTGCCATTGTCATGTCCTTCTTCATGTCTCTCTGGAACTTGTTCTCCGGTTTTCTGATTCCCAGGATT CAAATACCGATATGGTGGAGATGGTACTACTGGGCATCACCTGTGGCATGGACAGTATATGGGCTTGTGGCATCTCAAGTGGGAGACAATAATGCTCTTGTGGAAATACCTGGAGCTGGTAATGTGCCATTGAAGGAATTCATAAAAGAAAGCTTGGGCTTTGATTATGAGTTCCTCCCAGTTGTTGCTGTGGTTCATATTGGGTGGGTCATCCTCTTCTTCTTTGTATTTGCATATGGCATCAAGTTCCTTAACTTCCAAAGGAGATGA